The following proteins come from a genomic window of Alnus glutinosa chromosome 10, dhAlnGlut1.1, whole genome shotgun sequence:
- the LOC133880025 gene encoding zinc finger protein GIS2-like, with protein sequence MSSDSRSRSRSRSRSPLDRKIRSDRFSYRDAPYKRDSRRGFSRDNLCKNCKRPGHYARECPNVAICHNCALPGHIASECTTKSLCWNCREPGHMASNCPNEGICHTCGKAGHRARECTAPQLPPGDLRLCNNCYKQGHIAADCTNEKACNNCRKTGHLARDCPNDPICNLCNVAGHVARQCPKSSILGERGGGGGGGGGGGGGSVRSSGYRDIVCRNCQQLGHMSRDCMGPLMICHNCGGRGHLAYECPSGRFMDRYARRY encoded by the exons ATGAGTTCAGATAGCAGGAGCAGAAGCAGGAGCAGGAGCAGGAGCCCATTGGATCGTAAGATCCGTTCTGATCGCTTTTCTTATCGTGATGCACCTTACAAGAGAGATTCACGGCGGGGTTTCAG CCGAGACAATCTATGTAAGAATTGCAAACGTCCAGGTCATTATGCTAGAGAGTGCCCTAATGTGGCAATTTGTCACAATTGTGCCCTGCCTGG ACACATTGCTTCAGAATGCACTACAAAGTCGCTGTGTTGGAACTGTCGAGAACCTGGTCACATGGCCAGCAATTGTCCAAATGAGGGCATCTGTCATACCTGTGGTAAGGCTGGACATCGGGCTAGAGAGTGCACGGCTCCCCAGCTACCACCTGGCGACTTGAGGTTGTGCAACAACTGTTATAAGCAGGGTCATATTGCAGCTGACTGCACAAACGAAAAGGCATGCAACAATTGTAGGAAGACTGGCCACCTGGCACGTGATTGTCCAAACGATCCCATCTGCAACTTGTGCAATGTAGCTGGGCACGTAGCTAGACAGTGCCCAAAATCCAGCATTCTTGGAGAACgcggtggcggtggcggtggtggtggtggtggtggtggtggtagtgTTCGCAGCAGTGGTTACCGCGACATTGTATGCAGGAATTGCCAGCAGCTGGGTCATATGAGCAGGGATTGCATGGGCCCCTTGATGATATGTCACAACTGTGGTGGACGGGGACATCTGGCATATGAGTGCCCTTCTGGCAGGTTTATGGATCGCTATGCCAGGAGGTACTGA